The segment TCCCTTGTCATTGCCTGTATTTTGGAACTTTTTAAACGGCTGTGCAAATAAATTTGGAGGCGCTGGGTACATTGAAGTGGGGCCACCTCTTTGTAGGTTCTGGGAAATATTGTTTCGGCCATAGAGCCCATTGCTACTGCCTCCATTGCTGAGCCAAGGCAGCCGGTTCCGCTGATAGCCGGAGAACGTGCCCTGACCACAGTGCTCGCTGCCCCAACCTTTCTGCCTATGTAAGCTTCCACCTGCAAACCCTCCAGATTCCCGTTCCTGGAAATTGGGAGGCTCCTGAGCATGCCAGGTGGCGCTCTTTCCCTGTCTATCGTGATACCAGGgccttgcctcctcttccctggCGTCATATCCCCTGTTCCAGAACCAAGAACTTTGGTGACTGGACCCACTAAACCCGTGTGATGGATTCTGCCACGTACAATCCAGCCGGTAACGCTCCTTAGCTTCCTTTAGCCTCTGCTGTTGAAGCTCCGCCTTTCGCTTTCTATCCTCTTCTTTTGCGAGCTTTGCCGCAGCAGCCTCCTTGTCTTTTCTACAAACAAAAAGCAGATATATTTTAAGATATATTTAAGATATATTCTGCATACTCACTGGTATCCATTCAAGTCACTGTGTTCAATCAGAATCAAGAAGAGCTGAAGGCCAGATTTAAACTACAATCACACTTCCAGGGGAAATCTGTGGGATTTCAGTACCGAGAGGTCGGGATTAAAGCTTCTGCCCGTGCTTTACCATTTCAAGACGCGGCATTTTAGATCTCTGTGAGTGGAGCCGTGCTTTATTTAGGCTGCGGGCCTGACATACGACGCTGACCGCAGCTCGGCTTCAAGCAGCTGCTAAAACAAGTCTGTGAGCGCTGCTGGGCAAAATGTGACTATACATGTACACAAACAAGTAATGGTAAGCTAACACTTACCTTCACATACAGGGTTCAATCGCATTAACCAATGCCATATTGAATGATTACCCAAAGTACTACAAATACTACAACTTTTTGGTTATTTTAAAGCAACAATCACTGTTTTTGCTGAAAACATGATAACGTCATAAACATTGTTCAACACCTTTAACTGTCTTACCGgatcttttctcttctcttctcaaTCAGATCCACCAAAACCTGATCGAAGTAGTCCTTGTCCAGGTCATTCCCAGCCTGCCCATGTTCTGAAGCCTGCACATTTTGCTTGTGCATAGGGCTGGAAATGTGGCTGGCATAATCAGTCAGGCTCACCACCGTTTCCTTGCATAATCTACACTCGTGTCCACAGTCCCTGGGGAGAGAGGGCGAGAGTGGGCGGTCAATCGTTCCTTCGGGCATTGCTCTGATCTAGTCTGGACGGACGTCCTTGTCTGCGGAGCCTGCAGCAACGCACTCCGGCTCCGCTTTCTGTTACTTCAAAGTCAAAGTAAAATCAGGAAAGGAGGATACTCGACAATCCTGAGAAAATAACTTGTCCAAATTCTCTATATCGGTCACAGATCAGGAGGTAGCTAACTTAGAATTTTCTCTCGTTAAGTTTAAAGTTAAGATAAATCTTGATCTTCCTGATCTTGTTTTTCGTTTCTTTAGCAGGCCATCGGTGGGACGGCAGGAGAAGCAGCCAGGCTGGACCGGGCCAGCGTGCTAGTTTTCTGTCCGGACACGACAACCAGCCATGCGGCAGAGCACTGGGGCGTGTGGCGGGGAGCGAGGCAGAGCGCTATTGCGCTTTCATGATGGTGTCCGCTGCGCTCTGAGACTCTACAGAAGGCACCGTCTGTATTTGACCTCACGCTCCtccaccatgccccccccccccacccaggccAGAGTGTGTTAATAGAACAGGGTGAGCATCCTGCTGACCAATCCAAAGCAAAGCCCGTGTAACTGGAGCATGTGCAGCTGCTCATAGCCTCCGCTTGAAAATCCTTCCCAAGTATGTCATCTTATGATTCCGACAGAGGCCGCGACTCTCCTCTCTCACATTTCTGTTCAAATCTGTGTCAGGGCTCGTTGCTATTTCCTGACCACCCGTGAAGTTGGCATTTTAGAGCGCACACCAGCCTGGCATAGCAACTTGaagaggttttctttttcttatattAGCTGCTAACTGGTGCTAGCTAACTTTGGAGTCTTTTAGTCGTGTGTCGCACACAAAACATGCCATCAAAACCTCACATCCTACATCACAGTCCAGCAATAGGGCTGCGTAAAAGGGCCAATTGACTTCACCTACATCCTTATCAATGTGTAACTGAAGCTACGCTTCACTTCAGGCCCCTCTTATCTCAACAATCGGCTGCATACTTTTCATAACCTACTTGGGAGTCACAAGATGGCCAGCTGCCTTCTATCGGTCATGCGTGCTGTTCTGGAGAGATTGTGTCTAAATATATTTGCCACAGCGGTGGCAGCTGCCCATATAGAGGATCCTCTTTCCTGAAAACTGTAATGAACGCGTGCCTGTGTGCACACGTGCATCCTGACCCAAATCCAAATCGACACAACCATTTaaacaaagtcaaacattttgttttaacgCCACCAACTCACTTCTACACAGAATCTTGAACACAAGGTCATTGCCGGTCATCACGCGCAACAGTTTGCCGTGTTGTGATGCCCAAAGCCTgactcattttcatttcaaattattttcagaagaaaaattagtcatattataaatattaatgagtaataatataaataataaatgtgctttgttttttgttttttttgagaaaTCTCACCGGCCTTTCAGCTTCTCCAGCTCACGGTGGTGCAGCatacttctcatgtgttcatccATTTCCTGCACAGGGAAAGTCAAGCTTTTCTTTAAGGGATATATGACTTCTACTCTCCTgacaatttaaacattttaatgtagGCGGTAGATGACACATATTGATCCCAGAGAGGgtgaatttacatttaaatataaaaccaTGCACCTCAAAATTGATCTTGCTTTCAAATCTGAACACTAGAAAAGGCTTACCCGCTTGGAAATATGGACGGTCTCACAGAGGATGCACATTCTGTTTCTCTCCATGTTGTTCACAAACTGAAATCAGCCCATtactgtcaaaaaaataaacatttattttaacaagaCTCAACAATAAAAGCGGCATATTCATTGATTATAATTACTAGAACTGATCAATCATTTTagtcatttttttaaagcaaaaaatgtaATCTGGCTCCTTTGATATCTTCTAAACTTTATAATCAATCATGAAAATAATAAGATTGATAACCCGTATTCACAGGACACGGCGACACAGTTCTACAATATAATCCTGAATTATAAACATGTGTGGTTTAATTACTACCTATTGAAAAACAATTCTGTGAAGTTCATGCACTTTATGTCTGCATCAGAGCTCTCATCAATAATTCGGACCAGCTCAGGGGCAGAGGCATTTAACAACATGCCAGAGGACCACATTTCCAGTTTCAATGACAAATATAACTTGCAGCTTTCAAAGTTGCTCAACGGAAACAAGATGTTTATTTCACATCTACATTGCATTTAAAAACTATATCGATCTTACTGTAGGGATGGCTCCCATCCGTATAATTAAGTTGGTTGGTTGTTAGCCTAGCTGCGGCTAGCACCTCCGTAATATTAAGCACACTGTATTATGGCGTTTCAAAAATAAGTTGAAAGCAAACAAGGATGCCAgcagaccctaaccctaacccatatgACCCCCCCGATAGAAAACAACTGTAAGCTAAGAGCTAAAAACATTTAGCTAATGGGCTAACAAACTAgtagcagcatgctaactagcaATACAACAACTGCACCGCGAGCTAATACGGTTCAGTATTTCTAAAAATCATTATGCAGTAGAAAAATACTATTTGATACGTGACTTCTAGATACCTGTATAAGATCCAAATGTATGTGAGAGTGACGTAAATGTATGTTTTCCATCCAGTACTGAAGCTAACAGCATCCTCTTCAGCCTCGACCCCAACCTGAGCCAGACACTAGGAGGCGTTCACGAACATCCCTCCTCAGTACAATCAACAGTGTTGCGTTCAAGGTTCTTCCGGTCAATTTTAGCTAAGCCATTAAATCAAACTGTGCAGCTTTAGCTTTATGGACATTCCTAATTTATATgtatgcggatacttctcaggaagccaagatggtccagcgccagtgaaatgttctgtggtgtcggggttaacacccttaatgctcagctgaggcacctgtcatacaggtttatatgtcggctgcatgactcaaggaatgacatcatcagaacactgactcagccaagcctaagtgctgtgaagtttaactcaggtatttggtgtcattggtacctgatgttattataggattactgtgtttactgtgtaaacgttgtaaatgttgtaaatgttatgtgtgctttttaattggaccattgtgtctgcaataaagatttgattgattgattgattgatatatgGAAAAAAGACTAACTTAAAAGCTTTAATATGTGATGTGTCGTGTATAAACCTGGCTGCATGTTGCTTAAAGAAAATGCCCATAAAGATATGTTATTacattaattttattattattaaagtaacTCCAGCAATTCATTTCTTTGTCCATAAAATGTTTTGACAATATAATTGTTGGGGTAAATATAATTTCAgtgttccattttttttaaatgctgtgaCAAACAATTACAGTATTCTTGTGCTCATTAGACAAAAAGAGAGATTGTTATGGATAACTATAGAAAGACTGGGCTGATAGAAGCTAATCTTGTACAAAATTATgcttcagacagaaataattGAAAATCTACATGAAACTAAATCAATGTTAATTTCTTTGGATGGATCtccaataaacaaaaaaatattttttgttttctaaaaacaGAGCATGTGGAATGCAATATTGAATGACAAGATTAAGGTGTAAATTCAAGCAATTGTTGCAACATCAAAGAACAGacttaaatgtttttacatAATTTTAACGTCAAATTAAAACAGTAGTGAGACAGCATTCAGCTTGGACAGACTTAGCCTAAATACTGAAAACAATGACAGCACAGTGGTAGCAGTTATAATACTCTATGATATTTCACTGAAGAAAGTGAACACAAACATATAATACTCTACAATATTCCCTTTAGAATAACATAATAAAACCAGCAACATACTGACGAAAGTTCACATTTTCTCAGATTTGAACCTGAAACAGCCATAGCTTCAAACATTCTTTAAAAGCTTTCAATATTTTCTCTTAAATGTCTACAAAACTGCATTTCCATGAatgcttgaaatatttttttttacaaaaaccTTCTTGAAATAAGTAAAATTTCACGGAAGTCTTGACCAGTGACTGCCCACTTTTCAGTGAGCACATAAAACTCAGTATTTTAAGGATAAACATTCATTACCGTCGATAAATCATATGCACACATTGCTTTTACTGCATTGCCCTCAAAGTAACACAACACTGACAAGCATTTCATCTAATCTTATGAGATCAAACGCTTTTCAGGTTGTGCCATTAGTTCATTCATCAGTTATCTGGTTCAGTTCCTGGGTTTTATTCCTCAACTGCCTTTTGCGCATCTTGATTATCCAAGCGATAGCGGAATTGGCAAAGCCAGCAGCCTTGACGAGAGCCAGGAAGAAACCGCAGAGGATGCCAAGGGAGTTCCAGGGATTTGCAGTCACTATCTGTATGGAAATAAGAAAAAGGTGCGATTAAAAACCAATACACTGAGGTGGATCAGTTAAAAACTAATAGGGAATAAATAGTCTGGGGTTCTTACCAGTCGGATTTCTTGCATAAATGGATCCCGCCATTCAAAGACAGCAAAAAAGAGCTCATTGGTTTTCTCTGACTCAGGCCTCTTGTCGTTGAATTTTACCACAGAAGACTGGAAGAGCCgacataaatgaataaaataatgtttatgAAATCTATTTTCCACATGCATGTACAGTTCAAACCAACATTATTcgaaaatacaatatttaacaGGTATTAGCATGAACCAAATCAAACCAGAACAAATCCCGAACGGATTTTTGGGCCTGAATCCTGATGTAATCCTAGTCATTAAAAGTAGCATTTTGAGCTGGAAATTACCTGCGTAATAAATCCACACAAATCTTTAAAAATACTTCCCCCCTTCTAAAACAACATTTCTGCAACACGTTCCTCAAATTATCTTGTGGAACCGGTGTAGGCATGCGTTCAGCCGCATCATGAAACTATATGATCATGTATCTGCTGCTCAGTGAAGGTTCGGGTGAAGTTTGGAATTAAAATTGACATTAAATCACTAAAGAATTAGATAATAGACAGGAACCGGCGGATGGGTCACCCCTCATGGGACGTACGCACCTCTTGTTTAAACTCGACACCTTGATTCTTTTCCCCCGATGTCGTGACTAGAGTCATCTTGACCTTGGTTCTGAATCCTCCAGAGAAGGTAAACTTGGAGTAATTTCGCTCACATTCCCTCATAAACGTTGACTTATTCTCACtggagacagaaaacacaaatacatgaaTTCTCATGATGCCATCAGGCTGGAGTGAAATGTTTTCTTGCTCTCACTCTCTGTACAAGATTTGAGCTTTCACGTAATCTGTGTTACAACAATCACACTTATCACAATAAATACTTGTCGTTCCGGTTACCTGTCAGTCAAGTCACTAAATCTTGCAAAAAGCATGTAAGTAATAGCACTGAAAtcctcttttgtttcattttgactGAATTGTATGAAGATCAGCTCCTTTTTTCTGACATCAGTAGGGCCACGGATAACCAGAGCTTTTTTCTGTAATGAAAGAGTGATTGGAatttatctttttgttttttcaaaacTGAATCATGAAGCAATTTACATTTTTGCATTGCTGAAATCTTCAAATCTGTGAAATCGGCAGCTGGATAATATAATGGCTGACCTCTTTTTCGGTTGTAAACGGTCCAAAGTAAGTCACTTCCTCAATAACGCAGTCCGTTTTTTGTGGTTTGCCTGGGTCCACTAAAGGTGGGATGTTGTCATGGTAGTAATGATTGCAGCTCAACAGCTCAGCGTTGCCGGGGTACAGAGCAATACCTGCTcaaaagaaggagaaaaaaaacaacacattattattattattacttaaaACCACTTTAAATAGAATGATAAACACTTATTACTATTGTTGTCAAAAATAGTTGAATACTTTTTATTCTAACTGCATTTACATCCAGGAAGTGTTCGCTTGTTGGCTAGCCTGACGAGAAACCCAATTAGATTTCACCAAGTCAAAGTGGAGCATTCCGTGTGATGGCAAAGACAACTCATCCGCAGGCCAAGTAAACAAACTCTGGAACAATGTCCCATTTTCCAATTAGGTGAGCTCAGTCTGTTGACTCAAATACATTTAAgaacccataaaaaaaaaacccacataatTCTGTCATTTGTTtggttgctttgtgtgtgtatgtgctgcACTTTCCACATGTtgcagattttttatttatttatgaaaaacaGTTTATtactaataaatatattttgctaTTATTCTTTGAAAAAGGTgctatatcctcctgggacccagctttgggttagcATGCCATCtataatggacaaatgtccactacagaggacatgctaactggctgggtctcaggacgACATAATTAAGTGTTTACTTTAATTAATATACTGTGTGTCACTGCAATGATacaatatatgtatatatatatatatattatttctaCCAACCTGGGGGCGGAAACATGTCGAACTCTTTGTAGATGACAGACATAACAGGATTGTTGAGTTTCTCCAGAAAGTCCGAGACGGTCTGGTAGGCGACGAACGCTGCCACCGCAGTCAGCAACACGTAAATGTTGATGAGCACCGCCGTGAAGACGGTCTTTAGGCAGGTTTTACTGACTCGCATTGACGGAGCGTTTCCTTTAACTTCGTCCTCTGTAATGAAACAAGCTCGCTCTCAGGATAATGCTTCTCCAGTTTTACCACGGCAC is part of the Brachionichthys hirsutus isolate HB-005 chromosome 18, CSIRO-AGI_Bhir_v1, whole genome shotgun sequence genome and harbors:
- the pacc1 gene encoding proton-activated chloride channel; protein product: MLGKEQSKPYKEFNDEDEDDDKGDARSSGFYSGGRADPDSQDPNGSIISNEDEVKGNAPSMRVSKTCLKTVFTAVLINIYVLLTAVAAFVAYQTVSDFLEKLNNPVMSVIYKEFDMFPPPGIALYPGNAELLSCNHYYHDNIPPLVDPGKPQKTDCVIEEVTYFGPFTTEKEKKALVIRGPTDVRKKELIFIQFSQNETKEDFSAITYMLFARFSDLTDSENKSTFMRECERNYSKFTFSGGFRTKVKMTLVTTSGEKNQGVEFKQESSVVKFNDKRPESEKTNELFFAVFEWRDPFMQEIRLIVTANPWNSLGILCGFFLALVKAAGFANSAIAWIIKMRKRQLRNKTQELNQITDE